A stretch of Coccidioides posadasii str. Silveira chromosome 2, complete sequence DNA encodes these proteins:
- a CDS encoding uncharacterized protein (SECRETED:SignalP(1-18)~EggNog:ENOG410PTHB~COG:S) produces the protein MQFSHALIALVAAGLASAQLPDIPPCALNCFVEALGNDGCTRLTDFKCHCSKPELPGQITPCVEEACPLDARISVSNIVVDQCSKAGVPIDIPPVDTTAAPEPSETAEPTAEPTEEPTAEPTAEPTAEPTHEPTEEPTAVPTGTGGGVPTGTGSFTVTGRPTASTPAEFPGAGSNVRASVGGIAAALLGLAAYL, from the exons ATGCAGTTCTCTCACGCTCTCATCGCTCTCGTCGCTGCCGGCCTCGCCAGTGCCCAGCTCCCAGACATCCCACCTTGCGCT CTCAACTGCTTCGTTGAGGCTCTCGGCAACGATGGCTGCACTCGCTTGACCGACTTCAAGTGCCACTGCTCCAAGCCTGAGCTCCCAGGACAGATCACTCCTTGCGTTGAGGAGGCCTGCCCTCTCGACGCCCGTATCT CCGTCTCCAACATCGTCGTTGACCAGTGCTCCAAGGCCGGTGTCCCAATTGACATCCCACCAGTTGACACCACCGCCGCTCCCGAGCCATCCGAGACCGCTGAGCCCACCGCTGAGCCAACCGAGGAGCCCACTGCCGAGCCTACCGCTGAGCCCACCGCTGAGCCGACTCATGAGCCCACCGAGGAGCCCACTGCCGTCCCAACCGGCACTGGCGGTGGTGTCCCCACTGGCACCGGTTCCTTCACCGTCACTGGCAGACCAACTGCCTCCACCCCAGCTGAGTTCCCAGGTGCTGGCTCCAACGTCCGTGCCAGCGTTGGCGGCATTGCTGCTGCTCTCCTCGGTCTCGCTGCCTACCTGTAA
- a CDS encoding uncharacterized protein (EggNog:ENOG410PYE0~TransMembrane:3 (o6-30i37-56o62-83i)), with protein MNPLTILVPLLSASIVRPVSFSLSLSFSLLEFFTRPLLLPLRQVYHVLVLLIRMLLRLEPVYNFFGTAFLFGAIAGYMLHLTLRSAYQMLNIAPSPPEQLLKQKEPAHISVTGSLKEHETDNFEMATLGNEAQRPRWSSGIRPRTRYIYPRWLRRSNDPMGSSILEEDED; from the exons ATGAACCCGCTCACGATACTCGTCCCTCTTCTCTCCGCAAGCATTGTTCGTCCTGTATCGTTTTCCTTGTCACTTTCATTCTCCCTACTCGAGTTTTTTACACGCCCCTTGCTCCTACCTCTCCGCCAGGTTTACCATGTCCTGGTGCTTTTGATACGGATGCTGTTAAGGCTTGAG CCGGTATACAACTTTTTCGGAACAGCATTCCTTTTCGGAGCAATTGCGGGCTACATGCTGCACCTTACTTTGCGGTCCGCATACCAGATGTTGAACATAGCCCCTTCGCCCCCTGAGCAGCTCCTGAAGCAAAAAGAACCGGCTCATATTTCGGTGACAGGATCGTTGAAAGAGCATGAGACCGACAATTTTGAGATGGCAACTCTCGGGAACGAGGCTCAGAGACCCAGATGGTCCAGTGGGATACGTCCGAGGAcgagatatatatatcccCGCTGGCTTCGAAGATCGAATGACCCCATGGGCAGCAGCATATTAGAGGAAGATGAGGACTGA
- a CDS encoding uncharacterized protein (EggNog:ENOG410Q5C3), which produces MPQPTGFAAWGITSHQAKLVSWFRLTREVRGMIINYLINCDGVDASSSFMSLVDGLTFWSTISAFFCVCRSWRGMATIVLLRSGVAKVMTVAPQWISEIALREFHSLHKRNLEQYPHDIPTLTTQFRTILDRLFIMALRRGFDGIVERLLYIGASPAVQDPEGESALYIATFNQSARCARVLLRHGAVVDEPAREQDGLRTSVEMAAINFDCEVMDLLIEYGANLNISLDTHGQTYHLVEWVVSMGHLEMLGLLISHGVLMWYLPDSYWEDLLVISVARRWPMMTRMLLDNGYPIAFFEKAVEDRVIWPTYSMRRVLSDYTVWNVLPISSREDPMPICPGFM; this is translated from the exons ATGCCTCAGCCAACTGGTTTTGCGGCATGGGGCATCACTTCCCACCAAGCAAAATTAGTATCCTGGTTCAGGCTGACACGAGAGGTCCGAGGGATGATCATAAATTACCTTATAAACTGTGACGGAGTTGATGCATCCAGCAGCTTTATGTCGCTCGTTGATGGCCTGACTTTTTGGAGTACTATCAGCGCTTTCTTCTGCGTCTGCC GGAGTTGGCGCGGAATGGCCACGATTGTCCTGCTTAGAAGCGGAGTAGCCAAGGTCATGACCGTTGCGCCACAGTGGATTTCCGAAATAGCCCTTCGAGAGTTCCATTCTCTCCACAAGCGAAACCTTGAGCAGTACCCGCACGATATTCCAACCCTCACTACGCAGTTCAGAACAATTCTGGATAGGTTATTCATCATGGCCCTCCGACGCGGCTTTGACGGGATCGTGGAACGCCTCCTGTACATTGGAGCTAGCCCGGCCGTTCAAGACCCAGAGGGAGAGAGTGCCTTGTACATTGCAACATTTAACCAGAGCGCCAGATGCGCCAGGGTGTTGCTAAGACACGGTGCGGTCGTGGACGAACCAGCCAGGGAACAAGACGGCCTTAGGACCTCGGTGGAAATGGCTGctatcaattttgactgcgAGGTTATGGACCTGCTCATCGAATACGGCGCAAACCTGAACATTTCACTGGACACGCACGGCCAGACGTACCACCTGGTTGAATGGGTCGTCAGCATGGGCCACCTCGAGATGTTGGGTCTTTTAATCAGCCACGGTGTGCTGATGTGGTACCTCCCAGACTCCTACTGGGAAGATCTCCTGGTCATCTCCGTTGCGCGTAGGTGGCCAATGATGACGAGGATGCTTTTGGACAACGGCTATCCGATTGCTTTCTTTGAGAAGGCTGTGGAGGATAGGGTGATCTGGCCTACATACTCGATGAGAAGAGTTTTGTCTGACTATACTGTTTGGAACGTTCTTCCAATTTCTAGCCGGGAGGACCCTATGCCAATATGCCCCGGCTTTATGTGA
- the ACL2 gene encoding glutathione synthetase ATP-binding domain-like protein (EggNog:ENOG410PH8Y~COG:C~BUSCO:5202at33183), which translates to MSAKSIYEADGKAILNYHLTRAPVIKPSPLPAPTTHNPPAKLASLHFDEDCSVEGVLDQAESTYPWLLAKGAKFVAKPDQLIKRRGKSGLLALNKSWEEAREWIAARAGKPQQVETVTGVLRHFLVEPFVPHPQETEYYININSVREGDWILFTHEGGVDVGDVDAKAEKLLVPVNLKNFPSNDEIAAKLLSKIPRGLHNVLVDFITRLYAVYVDCQFTYLEINPLVVIPNADKTSAEVHFLDLAAKLDQTAEFECGTKWAVARSPAALGIRAPLKNDDKVTIDAGPPMDFPAPFGRELSKEEKFIADMDAKTGASLKLTVLNSTGRIWTLVAGGGASVVYADAIASAGFVSELANYGEYSGAPTETQTYNYARTVLDLMLRAPMHPDGKVLFIGGGIANFTNVATTFKGVIRALREVAPVLNEHKTQIWVRRAGPNYQEGLKNIKAVGEELHLNMHVYGPEMHVSGIVPLALNGKTTDVKEFGEA; encoded by the exons ATGTCGGCCAAGTCAATCTACGAAGCTGATGGCAAAGCCATCCTCAACTACCACCTCACACGTGCGCCAGTCATCAAGCCCTCTCCTCTCCCCGCTCCCACCACACACAATCCTCCCGCAAAGCTCGCTTCCCTCCACTTTGACGAGGACTGCTCCGTCGAAGGCGTCCTCGACCAGGCCGAATCCACCTATCCCTGGCTGCTCGCCAAAGGAGCCAAGTTCGTCGCAAAGCCCGATCAATTGATCAAGAGAAGAGGCAAGAGCGGCCTGCTGGCGCTCAACAAGAGCTGGGAGGAGGCCAGAGAATGGATTGCCGCCCGCGCCGGAAAGCCACAGCAGGTCGAGACCGTCACCGGTGTCCTGCGACATTTCCTCGTTGAGCCTTTCGTCCCCCATCCACAAGAGACCGAATACTACATCAACATCAACTCCGTCCGTGAG GGCGATTGGATCTTGTTCACACATGAAGGAGGTGTCGACGTAGGAGACGTCGACGCCAAGGCAGAGAAGCTCTTGGTTCCCGTTAACCTCAAGAACTTCCCGTCGAACGACGAGATCGCCGCCAAGCTGCTCAGCAAGATTCCCCGGGGCCTGCACAATGTCTTGGTCGACTTCATCACAAGACTATACGCTGTCTACGTCGACTGCCAGTTCACCTATCTGGAGATTAACCCCCTCGTCGTGATCCCCAACGCTGACAAGACATCTGCTGAAGTCCATTTCTTGGATCTGGCGGCCAAGCTCGACCAGACCGCCGAGTTTGAGTGCGGCACCAAGTGGGCTGTTGCGCGCAGCCCGGCTGCCCTCGGAATCCGCGCTCCGCTCAAGAACGATGACAAGGTGACCATCGATGCCGGCCCACCAATGGACTTCCCAGCACCCTTTGGCCGTGAATTGAGCAAGGAAGAGAAGTTCATCGCCGACATGGACGCCAAGACCGGCGCCTCCCTCAAGCTCACCGTTCTCAACTCCACCGGCCGAATCTGGACTCTCGTTGCCGGTGGTGGTGCCTCCGTCGTTTACGCTGATGCCATTGCCTCCGCTGGCTTCGTCAGCGAACTCGCCAACTACGGTGAGTACTCCGGCGCGCCCACCGAGACCCAAACCTACAACTACGCCCGCACCGTGCTTGACCTCATGCTGCGCGCGCCCATGCACCCAGACGGTAAAGTTCTCTTCATCGGCGGCGGTATCGCCAACTTCACCAACGTCGCCACCACGTTCAAGGGTGTCATCCGCGCACTGAGAGAAGTCGCGCCTGTCCTCAACGAGCACAAGACCCAGATCTGGGTCCGTCGTGCCGGCCCCAATTACCAAGAAGGTCTGAAGAACATCAAGGCTGTCGGCGAGGAACTCCACCTCAACATGCATGTCTACGGCCCCGAGATGCACGTCAGCGGGATTGTGCCTTTGGCGTTAAACGGGAAGACAACTGATGTCAAGGAGTTTGGTGAAGCATGA
- the ACL1 gene encoding citrate synthase (EggNog:ENOG410PGNT~COG:C~TransMembrane:1 (o597-620i)~BUSCO:2883at33183), with translation MPSAAPLATSGDGNLRANDNIRRFEAASRPLTPLEHNLFHNKTRCFVYGMQPRAVQGMLDFDFICKRTTPSVAGIIYTFGGQFVSKMYWGTSETLLPVYQSVGKAMAKHTDVDVVVNFASSRSVYSSTMELMQYPQIKTIAIIAEGVPERRAREIMVTAKEKGVTIIGPATVGGIKPGAFKIGNTGGMMDNIVASKLYRKGSVGYVSKSGGMSNELNNIVSQTTDGVYEGIAIGGDRYPGTTFLDHLLRFQADPQCKILLLLGEVGGVEEYRVIEAVKNGTITKPVVAWAIGTCASMFKTEVQFGHAGASANSQLETAVMKNQAMREAGIHVPDTFEELPEVLRAVYQKLVKQGIIKPQPEPIPPKIPIDYAWAQELGLIRKPAAFISTISDDRGQELLYAGMPISDVFKEDIGIGGVMSLLWFRRRLPPYASKFLEMVLMLTADHGPAVSGAMNTIITTRAGKDLISALVSGLLTIGSRFGGALDGAAEEFTKAFDKGLSPRDFVDTMRKENKLIPGIGHKVKSRNNPDLRVELVKEFVVKHFPSHKLLDYAIAVETVTTSKKDNLILNVDGCVAVCFVDLMRNCGAFSPEEAEDYLSMGVLNGLFVLGRSIGLIAHYLDQKRLRTGLYRHPWDDITYLLPTLQKGGAEGRVEVSM, from the exons ATGCCTTCCGCTGCACCTCTCGCGACCTCCGGCGATGGAAACCTTCGCGCAAATGACAACATCCGCCGCTTCGAGGCCGCCAGCAGACCGCTGACCCCCCTGGAACACAATCTCTTTCACAACAAGACGCGATGCTTCGTATA TGGCATGCAGCCCAGAGCCGTCCAGGGGATGCTGGACTTTGACTTCATTTGCAAGCGCACCACACCATCCGTCGCAGGTATCATCTACACCTTCGGTGGACAATTCGTCAGCAAAAT GTACTGGGGCACAAGCGAGACTTTGCTGCCGGTTTACCAGAGCGTAGGCAAGGCCATGGCAAAACACACAGACGTTGATGTCGTCGTCAACTTTGCTTCCTCGCGAAGTGTGTACAGCTCTACCATGGAGCTGATGCAATACCCTCAGATCAAGACCATCGCCATTATCGCCGAAGGTGTCCCGGAGAGA CGTGCCCGCGAGATCATGGTTACCGCAAAGGAGAAGGGTGTTACGATTATCGGTCCCGCCACCGTCGGTGGTATTAAGCCTGGTGCTTTCAAGATCGGTAACACCGGAGGTATGATGGACAACATCGTTGCCTCCAAGCTCTACCGCAAGGGGTCTGTTGGCTACGTCTCCAAGTCCGGTGGTATGTCCAACGAGCTGAACAACATTGTCTCTCAAACCACCGACGGTGTCTACGAGGGTATCGCCATCGGTGGTGATCGGTACCCAGGAACCACCTTCCTGGATCACTTGCTTCGATTCCAAGCCGACCCTCAATGCAAGATCCTGCTTCTCCTCGGTGAAGTTGGTGGTGTTGAGGAATACCGTGTCATTGAGGCTGTGAAGAATGGCACCATCACCAAGCCCGTCGTCGCATGGGCTATTGGTACTTGCGCAAGCATGTTCAAGACCGAAGTTCAATTCGGCCACGCAGGTGCGTCGGCAAACTCTCAATTGGAAACTGCTGTGATGAAGAACCAGGCCATGAGAGAAGCCGGCATCCATGTCCCAGACACCTTTGAAGAGCTCCCCGAGGTCCTCAGAGCTGTCTACCAGAAGCTTGTCAAGCAAGGAATCATCAAACCACAGCCCGAACCTATCCCCCCCAAGATCCCTATCGACTATGCCTGGGCCCAGGAATTGGGTCTTATCCGTAAACCTGCCGCTTTCATTTCTACCATCTCCGACGACCGTGGCCAAGAGTTGCTGTACGCCGGAATGCCAATCTCGGATGTCTTCAAGGAAGACATTGGAATCGGCGGTGTCATGTCTCTCCTGTGGTTCCGCCGTCGCCTTCCCCCTTATGCCAGCAAGTTCTTGGAGATGGTTCTGATGTTGACTGCCGATCACGGCCCGGCTGTGTCCGGCGCCATGAACACCATCATCACCACCAGAGCCGGAAAGGATTTGATCAGCGCCTTGGTGTCTGGTCTTCTCACCATTGGATCACGCTTTGGTGGGGCTTTGGACGGTGCTGCCGAGGAATTCACAAAGGCCTTCGACAAGGGTCTCAGCCCACGTGATTTTGTCGATACAATGCGCAAGGAAAACAAACTCA TTCCCGGTATCGGCCACAAGGTCAAGTCGCGCAACAACCCCGATCTCCGTGTCGAGCTCGTCAAGGAATTTGTCGTCAAGCACTTCCCTAGCCACAAGTTGCTCGACTATGCCATTGCCGTGGAGACAGTGACTACATCCAAGAAGGATAACCTCATCCTCAACGTCGACGGCTGTGTTGCCGTCTGCTTCGTCGATCTCATGCGCAACTGTGGAGCTTTCAGCCCAGAAGAAGCCGAGGATTACTTGAGCATGGGTGTGCTGAACGGTCTTTTCGTTCTTGGCCGTAGTATCGGTTTGATTGCCCATTACCTCGATCAGAAGAGACTGCGCACTGGTCTGTATCGTCATCCTTGGGATGATATTACATACTTGCTCCCAACTCTGCAGAAGGGAGGTGCAGAAGGCCGTGTGGAAGTTAGCATGTAA
- a CDS encoding uncharacterized protein (EggNog:ENOG410Q54T~COG:M): MESTIHSYIRLLAMYIVDTVGLTSTSSSHCPIRRMGILYSTLSLWRHEPPRPTKTSMDLASLPPEILLCIGEHLDEKDLNSLIRTARVFAELLSPQLYDFVVGCRTRHASSDLAPNSSFKNGALSHAGRWHSRYALNYFRTKRADILLRMDQEGGLLLNRIARAGNAELVSILLARGADVNAHYRDPHALAWAAKRGHKDVVRILLDAGADDDVFKPCQKTLLHAVYRYRFNKCTVISQMLIDRLKERGEISKRSSDNSTVLHYAVRYNKTYAVPQLIKAGIDLMVLDSDGLSALDIAIKFGKMDVVHLLLQVYPGPWPSYYIQKAIWEACDRLDLEMLERIVPLVESRTIPVDISLFERSRAGLTALHVAARGPKDWARVSDSAFSRESHCLVKRWQKVVDLLLKMGASISARDCIGRTPFLYAVENGSPERIPFLLQRLGSTTSIRDHLGRTPLHAAVHSEKSELMVRWLLPLGFDINAQDSHGQTPLHYAATCASTLPTLEYLLSAGADDSICDRQGLPPSHFAATQRRDAGLRLFVNAGAALHRNCELCFRKSIEWRTDHGEWQNLSEPSDLNDLFDQK, encoded by the coding sequence ATGGAGAGCACGATACACTCTTACATACGCCTATTGGCGATGTACATTGTCGATACAGTCGGCCTGACCTCGACGTCATCCTCGCATTGTCCTATTCGAAGAATGGGCATCCTATATAGCACCCTCTCTCTCTGGCGCCATGAACCCCCCAGACCCACGAAGACCTCCATGGACCTCGCGAGCCTCCCTCCCGAGATCCTCCTCTGCATTGGCGAGCATCTGGATGAAAAAGACCTGAACTCGCTCATCAGGACGGCCAGAGTATTTGCCGAGCTGCTCTCACCCCAGCTCTACGACTTCGTGGTGGGCTGCCGCACACGCCACGCCTCTTCCGATCTGGCACCCAACTCGAGCTTCAAGAACGGTGCTCTATCGCATGCCGGTCGCTGGCATTCGCGCTATGCGCTCAACTACTTTCGTACAAAGCGAGCCGACATCCTTTTGCGCATGGACCAGGAAGGAGGGCTCCTCCTAAACAGAATCGCACGTGCCGGGAACGCAGAATTGGTATCGATTCTCCTGGCTAGAGGTGCAGACGTCAACGCCCACTATCGTGATCCGCATGCGTTGGCCTGGGCGGCGAAACGGGGCCACAAGGACGTTGTCCGCATACTCCTTGACGCAGGAGCGGATGATGACGTCTTCAAGCCCTGCCAGAAGACGCTATTGCACGCAGTCTATCGATATAGATTCAACAAATGCACCGTGATCTCTCAGATGCTGATCGACCGGCTCAAGGAGCGCGGCGAGATATCAAAACGAAGTTCTGACAATTCCACGGTGTTACACTACGCCGTTAGATATAACAAGACATACGCGGTACCGCAGCTGATTAAAGCTGGTATCGATTTGATGGTTCTCGACAGCGATGGTTTGTCCGCCCTGGATATTGCCATCAAATTTGGAAAAATGGACGTCGTGCACCTACTGCTTCAGGTATATCCGGGACCCTGGCCGTCTTATTACATTCAAAAGGCCATATGGGAGGCATGCGACAGGCTTGATCTCGAGATGCTTGAGCGAATCGTGCCTCTAGTGGAGTCTCGAACTATACCCGTGGATATTTCGCTTTTCGAGAGAAGTCGAGCCGGGCTGACGGCTCTCCACGTCGCAGCCCGCGGACCCAAGGACTGGGCCCGAGTGTCTGACAGTGCTTTCTCTCGCGAATCACATTGCCTTGTCAAGCGATGGCAGAAGGTGGTCGACCTCCTCCTGAAAATGGGCGCCAGCATCTCCGCCCGGGATTGTATCGGACGCACGCCGTTCCTGTACGCAGTCGAGAACGGCAGCCCGGAGAGAATACCTTTCTTGCTCCAGAGACTCGGCTCCACGACCTCGATCCGTGATCACCTGGGCCGCACGCCGCTTCATGCCGCGGTGCACAGCGAAAAGAGCGAGCTCATGGTCCGATGGCTGCTCCCGCTCGGTTTCGATATCAACGCGCAAGACTCCCACGGACAAACGCCGCTGCACTACGCGGCTACGTGCGCTTCGACCCTGCCGACTCTGGAATACCTACTCAGCGCCGGTGCCGATGACTCGATTTGCGATAGGCAGGGCTTGCCCCCGAGTCATTTCGCCGCTACCCAAAGACGAGATGCAGGTCTTAGGCTATTCGTCAACGCGGGTGCCGCTCTGCACAGGAACTGTGAACTGTGCTTCCGGAAATCCATTGAGTGGAGAACGGACCATGGCGAGTGGCAGAATCTCTCAGAACCTTCGGATCTAAATGACCTCTTCGACCAGAAATAA
- a CDS encoding uncharacterized protein (EggNog:ENOG410PSB4~COG:J~BUSCO:15677at33183) has product MVRLKHRYLLVNILYPPTSSSAVPGAKSRALGKDAPDTQFHLQVCRPTPDGLTAQLLARMIRETVSDMFGDWGMGRLGGAGAGSVSVKYLSPATSTAIIRCPRASYRLVWAALTYMSRLPEPKEKRPGIGKSAFPRDSSFKAQEQQLDCVFRVVRVSGTMKKAEQEAIRRARLEVVRLSKKWEEEGKDVLQEMFPSGALKEHRMGIGVESDEDEDEDSDG; this is encoded by the exons ATGGTGCGGCTGAAACACAGATACCTCCTCGTCAACATCCTCTATCCCCCGACGTCCTCCAGTGCTGTGCCCGGTGCCAAATCCCGAGCTCTGGGGAAGGATGCGCCAGATACCCAATTCCATTTACAGGTCTGCCGGCCTACACCCGATGGCCTGACAGCGCAACTGTTGGCTAGAATGATAAGGGAGACGGTAAGTGATATGTTTGGAGACTGGGGCATGGGAAGACTTGGAGGAGCGGGTGCAGGGAGTGTTAGCG TTAAATATCTCTCGCCGGCCACATCCACAGCGATAATCCGGTGCCCGCGTGCTAGCTACCGGCTCGTTTGGGCGGCGCTTACATATATGTCACGGTTACCAGAACCAAAAGAGAAAAGGCCCGGAATTGGCAAATCTGCGTTTCCAAGAGATAGCTCTTTTAAGGCCCAAGAACAGCAGCTGGATTGTGTCTTCCGGGTCGTGCGGGTATCTGGGACGATGAAAAAGGCGGAGCAAGAAGCAATTCGGAGAGCGAGGTTGGAGGTTGTGAGGTTATCGAAGAAATGGGAGGAAGAAGGGAAGGATGTTCTCCAAGAGATGTTTCCAAGCGGCGCCCTCAAAGAACATCGGATGGGAATAGGTGTCGAAAgtgatgaggatgaagatgaagatagCGATGGATAA
- a CDS encoding uncharacterized protein (EggNog:ENOG410PG72~COG:S~BUSCO:10253at33183), with the protein MPFAQLVIGPPGSGKSTYCNGMQQFMSAIGRKCSVVNLDPANDHTSYTPALDVRDLVTLEEIMAEDTLGPNGGILYAMEEIEGNFEWLKDGLEKLGDDYVLFDCPGQVEIFTHHSSLRNVFFQIQKLGYRLVVIHLVDSYNLTLPSMYISALLLCLRAMLQMDLPHLNVLTKIDNLSNYPPLPFNLDFYTEVQDLSYLIPHLKEEAPFLASSKFDALNKAIVEVVQDFGLVAFETLAVEDKHSMMSLLQAIDRAGGYAFGTAEGANDTVWQVAVREGMGTMDIKDVQERWLDNKEDWDEFERRNWEEAKARNEATKQIPGGEDDDFDMDLKAHVPADSGVNIIRK; encoded by the exons ATGCCATTTGCACAACTGGTTATCGGGCCTCCAGGCTCCGGTAAATCTACTTATTGCAATGGTATGCAGCAATTCATGTCCGCAATCGGGAGAAAATGTTCTGTCGTGAACCTTGACCCGGCCAACGATCACACTTCTTATACTCCGGCGCTGGACGTGCGCGACCTAGTCACACTTGAAGAGATCATGGCAGAAGACACGCTCGGTCCAAACGGGGGCATATTATATGCAATGGAAGAGATAGAGGGGAATTTTGAGTGGTTGAAAGATGGGTTGGAGAAGCTAGGAG ATGACTATGTTTTATTCGATTGTCCCGGCCAGGTCGAAATCTTTACACATCACTCTTCGCTTCGAAATGTTTTTTttcagattcagaagctTGGGTATAGA CTAGTGGTAATTCACCTCGTCGACTCGTATAATCTAACCCTCCCATCAATGTACATTTCGGCATTGTTGCTATGCCTTCGGGCAATGCTGCAAATGGATCTGCCACATCTAAACGTCCTCACCAAGATCGATAACCTCTCGAATTACCCCCCTCTCCCGTTTAACCTAGACTTCTATACCGAAGTCCAAGATCTTTCCTATCTGATTCCTCATTTGAAAGAGGAAGCTCCGTTTTTAGCCAGCTCCAAGTTTGATGCTTTGAACAAAGCGATCGTCGAGGTGGTACAGGACTTCGGGCTCGTTGCTTTTGAGACACTCGCGGTGGAAGATAAGCATAGCATGATGAGTCTCCTGCAGGCAATCGATAGGGCGGGTGGATATGCGTTCGGTACAGCCGAAGGAGCTAATGATACAGTGTGGCAGGTGGCTGTCAGGGAAGGTATGGGAACAATGGATATCAAAGACGTACAAGAAAGATGGCTGGATAACAAAGAGGACTGGGACGAGTTTGAAAGGAGAAATTGGGAAGAAGCAAAAGCACGGAACGAGGCAACCAAGCAAATACCTGGcggagaagatgatgactTTGACATGGATCTCAAAGCACATGTACCGGCAGACAGTGGAGTCAACATCATAAGAAAATAA
- the BUB3 gene encoding mitotic spindle checkpoint protein Bub3 (EggNog:ENOG41KOG1036~COG:S~BUSCO:9233at33183), producing the protein MASNQFAVPESPTDAISAVKFSPAPESTRFAVSSWDNNVYLYDLRDPKTGQLGEGTLIAKFEHRAPVLDVCFGEDEDELYTGGLDWDVKRINVSSSSQTVLSSHEAGVKSVVYSKEHKLLISASWDSTLHIHRTGTDVAITPATIPLPSKPFSLSITPTRLVVAMASRTLHIYDLHALATFTEESGAAPSPNKLDIEPWQRRESSLKFMTRAVACMPNDAGYASSSIEGRVAVEWFDPSPESQDRKYAFKCHRQNVDGVDVVYPVNALAFHPIFGTFASGGGDGVVALWDGVAKRRIRQYQKYPSSVAALAFSSNGKYLAIGVSPGFEDGMDDIPEGTVKVFIRELGETEAKGKGAK; encoded by the exons ATGGCTTCAA ACCAATTCGCTGTCCCAGAATCCCCGACGGACGCGATTTCCGCCGTCAAGTTTTCCCCAGCCCCAGAGTCGACACGGTTTGCTGTATCATCGTGGGACAACAATGTATATCTGTATGATCTCCGGGATCCTAAAACAGGGCAGCTTGGTGAAGGGACGCTTATTGCGAAGTTTGAACATCGAGCACCGGTTTTGGACGTCTGCTTTGgggaggatgaagatgagcTATATACAGGTGGTCTAGATTGGGATGTTAAGAG GATCAACGTGTCTTCGTCTTCGCAAACGGTCCTCAGCTCACATGAGGCAGGAGTGAAATCCGTTGTCTACAGCAAAGAACATAAGCTCTTAATCTCTGCATCATGGGACTCAACTTTACACATCCACCGAACTGGCACCGACGTCGCTATCACTCCCGCCACCATTCCACTTCCTTCAAAGccgttctctctctccatcaCGCCCACAAGATTGGTGGTCGCAATGGCGTCTCGCACTCTCCATATCTATGATCTTCATGCTCTAGCGACATTCACTGAAGAATCGGGAGCCGCCCCTTCACCAAACAAACTCGACATCGAGCCCTGGCAACGCCGCGAGAGCAGTCTTAAATTCATGACACGAGCTGTAGCATGCATGCCTAATGATGCCGGATATGCATCCTCCAGTATTGAAGGACGCGTGGCGGTGGAATGGTTCGATCCATCGCCAGAATCACAAGATCGGAAATACGCGTTTAAATGCCATCGGCAGAATGTGGATGGTGTGGACGTGGTGTATCCCGTGAATGCATTAGCGTTTCATCCAATTTTCGGCACTTTTGCGTCTGGAGGTGGCGATGGAGTGGTTGCGTTGTGGGATGGAGTTGCGAAGAGAAGAATCCGGCAATATCAGAAATACCCGAGCAGTGTAGCCGCGCTGGCGTTCAGTTCAAATGGAAAGTACTTGGCAATTGGGGTTAGCCCGGGATTTGAAGATGGGATGGACGATATTCCGGAGGGCACAGTTAAAGTATTCATCAGGGAGCTCGGTGAGACCGAGGCCAAAGGAAAGGGGGCGAAATAA